A section of the Leptospira kobayashii genome encodes:
- the dusA gene encoding tRNA dihydrouridine(20/20a) synthase DusA, whose protein sequence is MTPNHRLSVAPMMDWTDRHYRYFMRLITKKTLLYTEMVTTGAILRGKNRDRYLKFSQEEFPLALQLGGDDPNDLAECAKIGEDYGYSEINLNVGCPSDRVQNGSFGACLMKEPDKVARLVSAMKSSTRLPITVKHRIGVNGKESLEDLLYFVRSIRSAGVDRIIIHARIAILEGLSPAENRTIPPLRYNDVYAVKDEFPDLSVSINGGIKSLEETSKELSRVDGVMIGRAAYENPFLFANADSLLWDTPSPGFSRLEILQRLKDYLQEMGKEKIRPHSILRHTLGLYHGNPGARFYRRFLSENMHKPNTNYTIIDELIGKAKEHQSQIL, encoded by the coding sequence ATGACCCCTAATCACCGTTTGTCGGTAGCTCCTATGATGGACTGGACCGACAGACATTATCGATACTTTATGCGTCTTATTACCAAAAAGACGCTCCTCTATACGGAGATGGTAACTACAGGAGCCATATTAAGGGGGAAAAATAGGGACAGGTATCTGAAATTTTCTCAGGAAGAATTTCCATTGGCATTGCAATTGGGCGGTGATGATCCGAACGATCTCGCGGAATGTGCGAAGATCGGAGAAGACTACGGTTACTCGGAAATCAATTTGAATGTAGGTTGTCCTTCCGACCGTGTGCAGAACGGAAGTTTCGGTGCCTGCCTGATGAAAGAGCCGGATAAGGTGGCGCGACTTGTCTCCGCAATGAAATCTTCCACTCGACTTCCCATTACCGTAAAACATAGAATAGGGGTAAATGGAAAGGAAAGTCTGGAGGACTTACTTTATTTTGTAAGATCCATCCGTTCGGCGGGTGTGGATCGTATCATCATCCATGCAAGGATCGCCATACTGGAAGGATTGTCTCCTGCAGAAAACAGGACAATACCTCCTCTTCGCTATAACGATGTTTATGCGGTGAAAGACGAATTTCCCGATCTTTCCGTTTCCATTAACGGGGGAATCAAGTCTCTAGAGGAAACAAGCAAGGAACTTTCTCGGGTGGATGGAGTGATGATCGGGCGGGCGGCCTATGAAAACCCTTTTCTATTTGCAAATGCGGATTCGTTATTATGGGATACTCCTTCGCCCGGATTTTCCCGACTGGAAATTTTGCAAAGATTGAAAGATTATCTTCAGGAGATGGGAAAGGAAAAAATCCGCCCTCATTCCATTTTAAGGCATACTCTCGGGCTTTATCATGGAAATCCGGGAGCCAGGTTTTACCGAAGGTTCCTTTCGGAAAATATGCACAAACCAAATACAAATTATACGATCATAGACGAATTAATTGGGAAAGCTAAGGAGCATCAGTCGCAAATTCTTTGA
- a CDS encoding pyridoxal phosphate-dependent aminotransferase: MKLVAQRLDVVEPSPTLAITAKANQLKASGLDVVGFGAGEPDFDTPAHIKEAAKKAMDQGKTKYTPVSGTVSLKEAIIQKFKTDNGLTYEKNQIIVGTGGKQVLYNFFMATLNAGDEVIIPAPYWVSYADIVRLAEGVPVIVSTDITSGFKISPEQLEKAITPKTKVFIFNSPSNPTGAAYTRSDVEALVKVLEPKEIITVSDDIYEKILYDGLEFVNPAMISAKMKEKTFVVNGVSKAYSMTGWRIGYAAGNAEIIKNMDTMQGQSTSNASSISQAAAEAALTGDQSPVLEMKKAFDNRRKLIVSLLNAIPGIDCRMPEGAFYAFPYLTGVYSLPGFQRLQKEKNEKSLSKLFCDVLLDKYNVAAVPGIAFGDDNALRLSYALGEKDIEKGVSRIKQMVEDLSK, from the coding sequence ATGAAACTCGTCGCACAAAGGTTAGATGTAGTAGAACCCTCTCCCACCCTTGCCATTACCGCCAAAGCGAATCAGCTGAAGGCGAGTGGTTTGGATGTTGTCGGTTTTGGTGCAGGAGAACCGGATTTTGATACTCCAGCCCACATCAAAGAGGCAGCAAAAAAAGCCATGGATCAGGGGAAGACCAAATATACTCCTGTGAGTGGAACCGTAAGTTTGAAAGAAGCCATTATCCAAAAGTTCAAAACGGATAACGGCCTTACTTACGAAAAAAATCAAATCATTGTGGGAACGGGTGGAAAACAAGTTCTGTATAATTTCTTTATGGCGACTTTGAATGCAGGTGATGAGGTGATCATCCCTGCACCGTATTGGGTTAGTTATGCGGATATAGTGCGTCTTGCGGAAGGTGTTCCTGTCATCGTTTCAACCGATATTACAAGCGGGTTCAAGATTTCGCCGGAGCAGTTGGAAAAGGCGATCACTCCCAAGACAAAGGTTTTTATATTCAATTCTCCTTCCAACCCTACAGGTGCGGCGTATACCCGTTCCGATGTAGAAGCTTTGGTAAAGGTGTTGGAACCGAAAGAAATCATTACCGTTTCGGACGATATTTACGAAAAGATTCTCTATGACGGTCTGGAATTCGTAAACCCTGCGATGATTTCCGCGAAGATGAAGGAAAAAACTTTTGTTGTCAACGGAGTTTCCAAAGCATATTCCATGACCGGATGGCGTATCGGTTATGCGGCGGGAAATGCAGAGATCATAAAAAACATGGATACGATGCAAGGCCAATCCACTTCCAACGCTTCTTCCATTTCCCAAGCTGCTGCAGAAGCTGCGTTGACCGGAGATCAAAGTCCCGTTTTGGAAATGAAAAAGGCATTTGATAATCGTCGTAAGTTGATTGTCTCTCTTTTGAACGCTATTCCCGGAATAGATTGTAGAATGCCGGAAGGCGCTTTCTATGCATTTCCTTATTTAACGGGTGTTTATTCTCTTCCTGGTTTTCAAAGATTGCAAAAAGAGAAAAACGAAAAATCCTTATCGAAATTGTTTTGTGACGTGCTCTTGGACAAATACAATGTAGCTGCCGTTCCCGGAATTGCCTTCGGAGATGATAATGCTCTCCGTTTGTCTTATGCACTGGGTGAAAAAGACATAGAGAAAGGTGTGTCCCGGATCAAACAGATGGTTGAGGACTTAAGTAAATAA
- a CDS encoding DNA repair helicase XPB → MTKPLTVQSDKTMLLEVDNPEYEACRDLISKFAELEKSPEYMHTYRISPLSLWNAASIKMTAEEIVEGLVGFSRYSVPKNVINEIKEQISRYGKVKLVKEESGELYIISNEMGFITEIANNRAVQPFVDGMEGDKIRIKKEYRGHIKQALIKIGFPVEDLAGYDEGNKYPFNLKPVTGGGTKFGMRDYQRASVEAFHAGGRNEGGSGVVVLPCGAGKTIVGMGVMQIVGAETLILVTNTLSIRQWRNEILDKTDIPESDIGEYSGEMKEIKPITIATYNILTHRKKKGGDFTHFHIFSANNWGLIVYDEVHLLPAPVFRMTSELQAKRRLGLTATLVREDGLEEDVFSLIGPKKYDVPWKELEAKAWIAEANCIEVRVPMEEDLRMRYSVADDREKFRLASENPEKLRAISYILKKHATNNILVIGQYINQLEEISQTFKIPLITGKTPLPERQELYQAFRSGQIKQLVVSKVANFSIDLPDANIAIQVSGTFGSRQEEAQRLGRILRPKSGDNTAIFYSLISRDTNEERFGQNRQLFLTEQGYEYEIYTLDQFKETVPEEVLSK, encoded by the coding sequence ATGACCAAGCCACTCACAGTTCAAAGCGATAAAACGATGCTTCTAGAGGTTGATAACCCCGAATACGAGGCTTGTCGCGATCTTATTTCCAAATTTGCAGAGCTCGAAAAAAGCCCGGAATATATGCATACTTACCGCATTTCCCCTCTATCTCTTTGGAATGCGGCATCCATCAAAATGACGGCAGAGGAGATTGTAGAGGGACTCGTTGGTTTCTCCCGTTACTCTGTTCCGAAAAACGTGATCAATGAGATCAAAGAGCAGATTTCCCGTTATGGAAAAGTGAAGCTCGTAAAAGAAGAATCGGGCGAACTTTATATCATTTCCAATGAAATGGGATTTATCACTGAAATCGCAAACAACCGAGCCGTACAACCGTTCGTGGACGGAATGGAAGGCGATAAAATCCGAATCAAAAAAGAATACCGTGGCCATATCAAACAAGCTTTGATCAAGATCGGTTTTCCCGTAGAGGATTTGGCGGGTTATGACGAAGGGAATAAATACCCTTTCAACCTAAAGCCTGTTACTGGGGGCGGTACCAAGTTCGGAATGAGAGATTACCAAAGAGCATCTGTCGAAGCTTTCCATGCAGGTGGAAGGAACGAAGGCGGCTCCGGGGTAGTGGTTCTTCCTTGCGGTGCGGGTAAAACCATCGTGGGTATGGGTGTGATGCAAATCGTGGGAGCAGAAACTCTCATTTTAGTAACGAACACTTTGTCCATTCGTCAGTGGAGAAATGAAATTTTAGACAAAACCGACATCCCTGAATCGGATATCGGAGAGTATTCCGGTGAGATGAAAGAGATCAAACCGATTACGATTGCAACTTATAACATTCTGACTCACAGAAAGAAAAAAGGCGGGGACTTCACGCATTTTCATATCTTCAGTGCAAATAACTGGGGTTTGATTGTGTATGATGAGGTGCATTTGTTACCGGCACCCGTTTTTCGTATGACATCGGAATTGCAAGCAAAACGTAGGTTAGGTTTGACGGCGACTCTTGTTCGGGAAGACGGATTGGAAGAAGACGTGTTTTCACTTATCGGACCGAAGAAATACGATGTGCCTTGGAAAGAGTTGGAAGCCAAAGCCTGGATTGCGGAAGCAAACTGTATTGAAGTTCGTGTTCCGATGGAAGAAGATTTGCGTATGCGCTATTCTGTTGCGGACGATCGTGAAAAGTTCAGACTAGCTTCCGAAAATCCTGAAAAACTCAGAGCGATCAGTTATATCCTGAAAAAACACGCGACTAACAACATACTTGTGATCGGGCAATATATCAATCAATTGGAAGAGATTTCCCAAACGTTTAAGATTCCTTTGATTACGGGAAAAACACCTCTTCCCGAAAGACAGGAGTTATATCAGGCATTCCGTTCCGGTCAGATCAAACAATTGGTAGTATCTAAGGTAGCGAACTTTTCCATCGACTTACCGGATGCAAACATTGCCATTCAGGTATCGGGAACTTTCGGTTCCAGACAGGAAGAAGCACAAAGGCTCGGAAGGATTCTCAGACCGAAATCAGGAGACAATACCGCGATTTTTTACTCTTTGATTTCCCGTGATACGAACGAAGAGAGATTCGGACAAAACAGACAGTTGTTTTTAACGGAGCAAGGTTATGAGTATGAAATTTATACTCTTGATCAGTTCAAAGAAACAGTACCAGAAGAAGTATTAAGTAAATAA